From a region of the Bradyrhizobium sp. KBS0727 genome:
- the flgK gene encoding flagellar hook-associated protein FlgK has product MSLSSSLATAMTALRANQAALTIVSSNVGNAQTPGYISRSINQVAEVTGDVGSSVRVTGVNRSLDQFVQSQLRSETSGGAYADQMASVLTQLQSVYGTPGAPGSLEAAFSNFTTALQSLSTTSGSASTQISAARSALSLAQQLNATTQGIQTLRTNMEQDLNISVGQANAAMNQIAQLNGQIQSLSPNDPTAANLMDQRDSAIDQLSQLMDIRVSTNGSNQTTIYTSDGVELVGLQASQLSFNSQGTLSANSLWNSDPTKSSAGTISCKLANGSTIDMIASNSFKSGQIAADLKLRDTTLVQAQTQVDQLAAAMASALSDTTTAGTAAPAALAPKAGFDLDLSNMLPGNTVNLTYTDTATNTQHQVSIVRVDDPSVLPLSNATGANPTRIGINFASGMASVVTQLNAALGGTSLQFSNPSGSTLRVVDNGASAATVNAASVTKTATSLANGSPQLALFTDGTSPYSGSITASGSQFTGLAGRITVNAAVLSDPSKLSVYNTSPATQSGDTTRSDFLYNQLTSGTFSYSSATGLGTAASPFKGTLGSYMQQFLSQQSNASTTATQLQQGQDVVVNTLKQKMQSTSGVNIDTEMANLIALQNSYAANAHVMSVVQSMMNSLLQAQV; this is encoded by the coding sequence ATGAGTTTGAGTTCATCTCTCGCCACGGCAATGACGGCGCTGCGTGCCAACCAGGCCGCGCTCACGATCGTATCGTCGAATGTCGGCAACGCGCAGACGCCCGGTTACATCTCCCGCAGCATCAACCAGGTTGCGGAAGTAACCGGCGACGTCGGCTCGAGCGTCAGGGTCACCGGCGTCAACCGTTCGCTTGACCAGTTCGTGCAGTCGCAACTGCGTTCCGAGACCTCCGGCGGCGCCTACGCCGACCAGATGGCAAGCGTGCTGACCCAGTTGCAATCGGTTTACGGAACGCCCGGCGCTCCCGGCTCGCTCGAAGCCGCGTTCTCGAATTTCACGACGGCGCTGCAGTCGCTGTCGACGACATCGGGAAGCGCGTCGACCCAGATCTCGGCCGCGCGGTCCGCGCTGTCGTTGGCGCAGCAGCTCAACGCAACGACGCAGGGCATCCAGACGCTGCGTACAAACATGGAGCAGGACCTCAACATTTCGGTTGGGCAGGCCAATGCGGCGATGAACCAGATCGCGCAGCTCAACGGCCAGATCCAGAGCTTGAGCCCGAACGATCCCACTGCCGCGAACCTGATGGACCAGCGCGACAGCGCGATCGACCAGCTTTCGCAACTGATGGACATTCGCGTTTCCACCAACGGCAGCAATCAGACCACGATCTATACGTCCGACGGGGTCGAACTCGTCGGCCTGCAGGCCTCGCAACTGAGCTTCAATTCGCAGGGCACGCTGAGCGCGAATTCGCTGTGGAATTCCGATCCGACCAAGTCCTCGGCGGGCACGATCTCGTGCAAGCTGGCGAACGGTTCGACGATCGACATGATCGCGTCGAATTCGTTCAAGTCCGGGCAGATCGCGGCCGACCTGAAGCTGCGTGACACGACTTTGGTGCAGGCGCAGACGCAGGTCGACCAGTTGGCCGCAGCGATGGCAAGCGCGCTGTCGGATACGACCACGGCCGGCACCGCGGCGCCCGCGGCGCTGGCGCCCAAGGCCGGCTTCGATCTCGACCTGTCGAACATGCTGCCGGGCAACACGGTCAATCTGACCTATACGGATACCGCGACCAACACCCAGCATCAGGTCTCGATCGTTCGCGTCGACGATCCCTCCGTGCTTCCCCTTTCGAACGCCACCGGCGCCAATCCGACGCGGATCGGCATCAATTTTGCAAGCGGCATGGCGTCGGTCGTGACGCAATTGAACGCCGCGCTCGGCGGCACCAGCCTTCAGTTCTCCAATCCGTCCGGATCGACGCTGCGCGTCGTTGACAACGGTGCGTCGGCTGCGACCGTCAACGCCGCCTCAGTCACCAAGACGGCGACGTCGCTGGCGAACGGAAGCCCGCAACTGGCGTTGTTCACCGACGGCACCTCGCCCTACAGCGGTTCGATCACCGCTAGCGGTTCGCAGTTCACCGGACTGGCGGGGCGCATCACGGTGAACGCCGCCGTTCTCAGCGATCCCTCGAAACTATCGGTCTACAACACCTCGCCTGCGACCCAGTCCGGCGACACCACGCGTTCGGACTTTCTCTACAACCAGTTGACATCCGGAACCTTCAGCTACTCGTCCGCGACCGGACTGGGTACGGCGGCATCGCCCTTCAAGGGAACGCTGGGCAGCTACATGCAACAGTTCCTCAGTCAGCAGAGCAACGCTTCCACCACCGCGACTCAGCTTCAGCAGGGCCAGGATGTCGTCGTCAACACGCTGAAGCAGAAGATGCAGTCCACGTCCGGCGTCAACATCGACACCGAGATGGCGAACCTGATCGCGCTGCAGAATTCCTATGCCGCCAATGCCCACGTGATGTCAGTGGTTCAGAGCATGATGAACAGCCTGCTGCAGGCGCAGGTATAA
- the mddA gene encoding methanethiol S-methyltransferase, with the protein MTITVEHRQPAIGWLAPGSLARLLGIGYGAAVYAIFVVTLLYAIGFVSGVVVPKSIDTGTIWPSSVALCIDLQLLGLFMAQHSSMARRGIKRVLTGHVPPLVERATYVLSASLVLILLFAAWQPLPATVWQAAEPRTIAALRSLSALGWLIVLGTFLTGHFELLGRKLKVLNFAGRVTSAVAFKTPGLYRFVRHPLYLGFILAFWATPAMTAGHLLFATVMTAYICAGIWLEERDLVALFGDRYRQYRVRVAMLLPGLF; encoded by the coding sequence ATGACCATTACTGTCGAGCATCGGCAGCCCGCCATCGGCTGGCTGGCGCCGGGAAGTCTCGCAAGGCTTCTCGGCATCGGCTACGGCGCGGCCGTCTATGCGATCTTTGTCGTCACGCTGCTTTACGCCATCGGTTTCGTCAGCGGTGTCGTCGTTCCCAAGAGCATCGATACCGGCACCATCTGGCCGTCATCGGTCGCGCTCTGTATCGACCTTCAACTGCTCGGCCTGTTCATGGCGCAGCACAGCAGCATGGCGCGACGCGGAATCAAGCGCGTCTTGACCGGGCATGTGCCGCCGCTGGTCGAGCGGGCGACCTACGTGCTGAGCGCCAGCCTGGTGCTGATCCTGTTGTTTGCGGCGTGGCAGCCGTTGCCCGCGACGGTGTGGCAGGCGGCGGAACCGCGGACGATTGCGGCGCTGCGGTCGTTGTCGGCGCTCGGCTGGCTGATCGTGCTCGGCACTTTTCTGACCGGCCATTTCGAATTGCTCGGACGAAAGCTGAAGGTGCTGAATTTCGCCGGCCGCGTCACTTCGGCGGTCGCGTTCAAGACGCCCGGACTGTATCGCTTCGTCCGGCACCCGCTCTATCTCGGATTCATCCTCGCCTTCTGGGCCACACCGGCGATGACGGCGGGACATCTGCTGTTCGCCACTGTCATGACCGCCTATATCTGCGCCGGCATCTGGCTGGAGGAGCGCGATCTCGTGGCCTTGTTCGGCGATCGCTACCGGCAGTATCGCGTGCGCGTCGCGATGCTGCTGCCCGGCCTGTTCTGA
- a CDS encoding universal stress protein — MFKSILVPIDLADTDLAKPAIATAATLSQTWNGAVRLLNVLPMTPVMLAEYVPADFDAQQRQTSEEALAIVARESGIAAPRISAAVRQGGIYHEILEEAATIKADLIVMTSHRPAMRTYFLGSNAGHVVRYAKCSVLVVRH, encoded by the coding sequence ATGTTCAAATCCATCCTGGTGCCGATTGATCTGGCCGACACCGATCTGGCAAAGCCCGCGATCGCGACCGCAGCGACATTGTCGCAAACCTGGAACGGTGCGGTGCGGCTGCTCAACGTGCTGCCCATGACGCCGGTGATGCTGGCGGAATACGTGCCGGCCGATTTCGATGCCCAGCAGCGCCAGACTTCGGAAGAAGCGCTTGCGATCGTCGCCCGCGAATCCGGCATCGCGGCGCCGCGCATTTCCGCCGCGGTGCGCCAGGGCGGCATCTATCACGAGATCCTCGAGGAAGCGGCGACGATCAAGGCCGACCTGATCGTGATGACATCGCACCGGCCGGCGATGCGGACCTATTTTCTCGGCTCCAATGCCGGCCATGTGGTGCGCTACGCCAAGTGTTCGGTGCTGGTGGTGCGGCATTGA
- a CDS encoding YdcF family protein, giving the protein MKRDFAAAAARGIVAARFPDTGQTAVTDQSERLPTEDEIAAINARHLVETPLQPADLLFVFGTRQDVDERVAEATRLWRDGYFRWAIVSGGITPGARLSECEVITEAMIARGVPAGIILREDRAMNTGENVIFSLPIIDAAIGLKNIRSVICLGNTWTARRYPMTLHRHWPDVEKMLIMVDSFETPRSRWHTDPEFRRRMLSEWDKIEPYKARGFIAEWPDRDERERQSIFE; this is encoded by the coding sequence ATGAAACGTGACTTCGCCGCGGCAGCGGCGCGCGGCATCGTGGCGGCGCGTTTTCCAGATACCGGACAAACTGCCGTGACGGACCAGAGCGAGCGACTGCCGACCGAAGACGAAATTGCCGCGATCAATGCGCGGCACCTGGTCGAGACCCCGTTGCAGCCCGCCGATCTCTTGTTCGTGTTCGGCACGCGCCAGGATGTCGACGAACGCGTCGCTGAAGCCACGAGACTCTGGCGCGACGGCTACTTTCGCTGGGCCATCGTCAGCGGCGGGATCACGCCGGGGGCGCGGCTTTCGGAATGCGAGGTCATCACGGAAGCGATGATCGCGCGCGGCGTTCCGGCCGGAATCATCCTGAGAGAGGATCGCGCGATGAACACCGGCGAGAACGTCATCTTCTCGCTGCCGATCATCGACGCTGCGATCGGTTTGAAAAACATCCGCAGCGTGATCTGTCTCGGTAATACCTGGACCGCGCGCCGCTATCCGATGACGCTGCACCGCCACTGGCCGGACGTCGAGAAAATGCTGATCATGGTCGACAGTTTTGAGACGCCGCGGTCGCGCTGGCACACCGACCCCGAATTCCGCCGCCGCATGCTCAGTGAATGGGACAAGATCGAGCCCTACAAGGCCAGGGGCTTCATCGCGGAGTGGCCGGACCGCGACGAGCGCGAGCGGCAGAGCATTTTCGAGTGA
- a CDS encoding FAD-binding oxidoreductase encodes MAETFTSATDGPDDDAPFRSRLTFDLDVDICIVGAGLAGLTVALEAARLGASVAVLEGRYVGWNASGHQLGTVMPGYGLPIAELIERVGLEDARELWALSKEGAEYVRAAASEEAMPGIALTEGALEVSNVDAGDTLISRLQMLSEDFETEVEGWQVDRVRDQLGTDRYFHGIYYPRAFQIDGRKYIQGLAEQAKRAGARIFEDTPVVSIDSSGIRKRIVTPSARLRASHIVLAGNIHLGAPLRRLSETLLPIWRYGAVTEPLGDRLGEVIQFRGSVSDSDGVDHFRIVGGDRLMWANPETTWEARPRRFGAAIQRRIATVFPRLGKVQIAEVFGGAVGLTVHGMPQIGQLRKGLWVASGFGRHGLNTSAMAGQLIARSILWGDERWRLFSPFELVWAGGATGRVAGHLIGMWGRGSSAAAGALARYREGARARERIREARLAEANRQAGTRPPPRPRPPGAPRPPGAPRPPGAPRPVRPQPPMEAQSGGPTEAESQESEKIRDGSM; translated from the coding sequence ATGGCTGAGACTTTCACAAGTGCGACCGACGGCCCCGACGACGATGCGCCGTTTCGCTCGCGCCTGACGTTCGACCTGGACGTCGATATCTGCATCGTGGGCGCCGGCCTTGCCGGCCTCACGGTGGCGCTGGAGGCGGCCCGCCTCGGCGCCAGCGTCGCCGTGCTCGAAGGCCGCTATGTCGGCTGGAACGCGTCGGGCCATCAGCTCGGCACCGTGATGCCGGGTTATGGTCTGCCGATCGCCGAATTGATCGAGCGCGTCGGCCTCGAGGACGCCCGCGAACTGTGGGCGCTGTCGAAGGAGGGTGCCGAATATGTCCGCGCCGCCGCGTCCGAAGAGGCGATGCCGGGTATCGCGCTCACCGAGGGAGCGCTGGAAGTTTCCAACGTCGATGCCGGCGACACGCTGATCAGCCGGCTGCAGATGCTGAGCGAGGATTTCGAGACCGAAGTCGAGGGCTGGCAAGTCGATCGTGTCCGCGACCAGCTCGGCACCGACCGCTATTTTCACGGCATCTATTACCCCAGGGCATTTCAGATCGACGGCCGCAAATACATCCAGGGCCTGGCCGAGCAGGCCAAGCGGGCAGGTGCGCGCATCTTCGAGGACACGCCGGTCGTCAGCATCGATTCGTCAGGCATTCGCAAGCGCATCGTGACGCCGTCGGCGCGGCTGCGCGCCTCGCACATTGTGCTGGCCGGCAACATCCATCTCGGGGCGCCGCTGCGGCGGCTGTCGGAGACGCTGCTGCCGATCTGGCGCTATGGCGCGGTGACCGAGCCGCTTGGCGACCGACTCGGCGAGGTCATCCAGTTCCGCGGCTCGGTGAGCGACAGCGACGGCGTCGATCATTTCCGGATCGTGGGCGGCGACCGGCTGATGTGGGCGAACCCGGAAACCACCTGGGAGGCGCGGCCGCGCCGTTTCGGTGCCGCCATCCAGCGCCGCATCGCGACGGTCTTTCCAAGGCTCGGCAAGGTCCAGATCGCCGAGGTGTTCGGCGGTGCGGTCGGATTAACCGTGCACGGCATGCCGCAGATCGGTCAGTTGCGCAAAGGGCTGTGGGTTGCCTCAGGCTTCGGCCGTCACGGACTCAATACCTCGGCGATGGCAGGGCAACTGATCGCGCGCAGCATTCTGTGGGGCGACGAGCGCTGGCGGCTGTTTTCGCCGTTCGAACTGGTCTGGGCCGGCGGTGCGACCGGCCGGGTCGCCGGCCATCTGATCGGTATGTGGGGGCGGGGCAGTTCGGCGGCCGCCGGCGCTCTGGCCCGCTATCGGGAAGGCGCGCGGGCACGGGAACGGATTCGCGAGGCACGGCTGGCGGAAGCCAACCGGCAGGCCGGAACCCGTCCGCCGCCGCGCCCGCGTCCGCCCGGCGCTCCGCGTCCGCCCGGCGCTCCGCGTCCCCCCGGCGCTCCGCGTCCGGTGCGTCCGCAGCCGCCGATGGAGGCTCAAAGCGGCGGGCCAACGGAGGCTGAATCGCAGGAAAGTGAGAAAATTCGGGACGGATCGATGTAA
- a CDS encoding flagellar hook-basal body complex protein, with the protein MGIFDALNTSVGGLQAQSFALQNISGNIANASTTGYKGIGTSFVDLIPQSATPDRQVAGGVTAFAQATITTQGTVTSTTVATNMAINGQGFFNVQKPVGITDNSPVFDGTTDYTRRGDFQLNASGNLVNGAGYYLMGVTVDPKTGNPIGNVPTVLQFANNFIPAQATTTIQYAANLPTTPSTAASSGAPTGTLVAAGGLNPTDFTTGHNPLVIGTPAPPLTDASIAGSPVTDSTSPAVAITAATKLGGAGAGVLNPPIQPGDTIVVDGQTITFTNAGANTITTTGATLNVNTATVGNLLTAIDTITGTVASPKASTISATGSVSLHTGTSYTPSNNLSITTTTGTPLAGLGFSTTVTQPMGGGGTPGLGIVIGNDNAIFTKETISGGAVTAYDSTGTPVNLQLRWAKSDSSALGSPHTDTWNLFYQTNPNATGTTAAWVNAGTNFVFGPNGSLTSPTGSTITLNNVTVGNQSVGNLSMNFGSGGLTQYASTGGTATINQISQNGYAAGQLQSIAVNNNGLVVGTFSNGQNLDLAAVSMSHFNGTNYLKALDGGAYAVTNQSGVAIAGATGTISGSSLEGSNTDIADEFTKLIVTQQAYSANTKVITTANSMVQDLLNVLR; encoded by the coding sequence ATGGGTATTTTTGACGCACTGAACACTTCCGTCGGCGGCTTGCAGGCGCAGTCCTTCGCGCTCCAGAACATCTCGGGCAACATCGCAAACGCCTCGACCACCGGCTACAAGGGCATCGGCACCAGCTTCGTGGATCTCATCCCGCAGTCGGCAACGCCGGACCGGCAGGTGGCCGGCGGCGTCACCGCCTTCGCGCAGGCGACCATCACGACGCAAGGCACGGTCACCTCGACGACGGTCGCGACCAACATGGCCATCAACGGCCAGGGCTTCTTCAACGTGCAGAAGCCGGTCGGCATCACCGACAACTCGCCGGTGTTCGACGGCACTACCGACTACACCCGGCGCGGCGATTTCCAGCTCAATGCCAGCGGCAATCTCGTTAACGGCGCCGGCTACTACCTGATGGGCGTGACGGTCGATCCGAAGACCGGCAACCCGATCGGAAACGTGCCGACCGTCTTGCAGTTCGCGAACAATTTCATCCCGGCGCAGGCCACGACCACGATTCAATATGCGGCCAACCTTCCGACCACGCCGTCGACGGCGGCATCTTCCGGCGCCCCCACCGGTACGCTGGTCGCCGCAGGCGGCCTCAACCCGACTGACTTCACCACCGGCCACAACCCACTGGTGATCGGCACGCCGGCGCCGCCGTTGACCGACGCGTCGATTGCCGGAAGTCCGGTTACCGACAGCACTTCGCCCGCGGTGGCGATCACAGCAGCGACGAAGCTCGGCGGCGCGGGCGCGGGCGTGTTGAACCCGCCGATTCAACCTGGCGACACCATCGTCGTTGACGGCCAGACGATCACGTTTACCAACGCCGGCGCCAACACCATCACCACGACCGGCGCAACGCTCAATGTGAACACCGCGACGGTCGGCAACCTGCTTACGGCGATAGATACCATCACCGGCACCGTCGCCTCGCCTAAGGCCTCGACCATCAGCGCCACCGGCTCTGTCAGCCTGCACACCGGCACGTCTTATACGCCTTCAAATAATCTCAGCATCACGACCACGACCGGCACGCCCCTGGCCGGATTGGGCTTCAGCACCACCGTGACGCAGCCCATGGGCGGCGGCGGCACCCCGGGCCTCGGTATCGTTATCGGTAACGACAACGCGATTTTCACCAAGGAAACCATCAGCGGTGGCGCGGTGACGGCTTATGATTCAACGGGAACGCCGGTCAACCTGCAGTTGCGATGGGCCAAGAGCGATAGCTCCGCGCTCGGCAGCCCGCATACCGATACCTGGAACCTGTTCTATCAGACCAATCCGAATGCGACGGGGACCACTGCCGCTTGGGTCAATGCGGGCACCAACTTCGTGTTCGGCCCCAACGGATCGCTGACCAGCCCGACGGGTTCGACCATCACCCTCAACAACGTTACGGTCGGCAACCAGTCGGTCGGAAATCTTTCAATGAATTTCGGCTCCGGCGGCCTCACGCAATATGCCTCCACCGGCGGCACCGCGACCATCAACCAGATCTCGCAAAACGGTTACGCCGCGGGACAGTTGCAGTCGATCGCGGTCAACAACAACGGCCTCGTGGTCGGCACGTTCTCCAACGGCCAGAACCTCGATCTTGCGGCGGTCTCGATGTCGCACTTCAACGGCACCAACTACCTCAAGGCGCTGGATGGCGGCGCCTACGCCGTCACCAACCAGTCGGGCGTGGCGATCGCCGGTGCGACCGGAACCATCAGCGGCTCGTCGCTCGAAGGTTCGAACACCGACATCGCGGACGAATTCACCAAGCTGATCGTGACCCAGCAGGCCTATTCCGCGAATACCAAGGTGATCACCACAGCCAACAGCATGGTTCAGGATCTCTTGAACGTGCTGCGCTGA
- a CDS encoding DUF1127 domain-containing protein yields MTMISSAAGQPASQTSPAGLGRVLGSWAHGVVSYWARREAIKVLSEMDDRALRDIGIARSQIEAAVGGALNPGMARLR; encoded by the coding sequence ATGACCATGATTTCCTCAGCCGCAGGCCAGCCTGCATCCCAAACTTCGCCGGCAGGGCTTGGCCGTGTGCTCGGAAGCTGGGCGCACGGTGTCGTCTCCTATTGGGCCCGCCGCGAAGCGATCAAAGTGCTGAGTGAAATGGACGATCGTGCGCTCCGCGATATCGGGATCGCCCGCAGCCAGATCGAGGCGGCGGTTGGTGGCGCGCTGAATCCGGGAATGGCGCGGCTGCGCTGA
- the msrB gene encoding peptide-methionine (R)-S-oxide reductase MsrB — MIDRRILLASAAGLFGLVAFRWLRATPAQAAEKFEIEKTDAEWRAQLTPQQYEILRKEGTERPGSSPLLKEHRKGIFACAGCDLPLFSSETKFESGTGWPSFYQPLENAVGKTEDRTFGMLRTEIHCRRCGGHLGHVFDDGPKPTGLRYCMDGFALVFHPATPSAS; from the coding sequence ATGATCGACCGCCGTATCCTGCTCGCATCCGCAGCCGGCCTGTTTGGCCTCGTCGCTTTCCGCTGGCTGCGCGCCACGCCGGCGCAAGCCGCGGAAAAATTCGAAATCGAAAAGACCGATGCGGAATGGCGTGCGCAACTGACGCCGCAGCAATATGAAATCCTGCGCAAGGAAGGCACCGAGCGGCCGGGCTCGAGCCCGCTGCTGAAAGAGCACCGCAAGGGCATTTTCGCCTGCGCCGGTTGCGACCTGCCGCTGTTCTCCTCGGAAACCAAATTCGAGAGCGGCACCGGCTGGCCGAGTTTCTACCAGCCGCTGGAGAACGCCGTCGGCAAGACCGAGGACCGCACCTTCGGAATGCTGCGCACCGAAATTCACTGCCGCCGCTGCGGCGGCCATCTCGGCCACGTCTTCGACGACGGGCCGAAGCCGACCGGTTTGCGCTACTGCATGGACGGTTTTGCGCTGGTGTTTCACCCGGCGACGCCATCGGCCTCCTAG
- a CDS encoding PLP-dependent aminotransferase family protein, whose protein sequence is MSKFEYLKLADTVAVEIANGALKPGDRLPPQRSFAYERKIAVSTASRVYTELLRRGLVIGEVGRGTFVSGEARRGVSSLTESRGQRIDLEVNYPLLPTQSAMIARSLEGLERPEALDVALRQTSITGTQAARTISAEFLSRGDWSPGADQFVFTANGRQCIAAALAAVVPSGGRCGVEALTYPFIKDIAARLGVTLVPLTMDEEGVRPDAVQKAHREANLSALYIQPTIQNPLGMTMPPARRADLVRVVEKLGLPIIEDTVYSFLGDEAPLAALAPDSCIVLDSLSKKVAPGLAVGFIVSPPRLRERIMASVRSGGWTASGFALTAGTRMMGDGTVSELVRLKRIDAARRQQMAAKYLAGFEVQANIQSYHLWLTLPPHWRSQTFVAAAARRDIALTPSTTFAVAPGHAPNAVRLALGAPSTEQLDSALRTLAGLLTENEDFDTTE, encoded by the coding sequence ATGTCAAAGTTCGAATATCTGAAGCTTGCCGATACCGTCGCCGTCGAAATCGCCAATGGCGCGCTCAAGCCCGGCGACCGGTTGCCGCCGCAGCGCAGCTTCGCCTACGAGCGCAAGATCGCGGTCTCGACCGCGAGCCGGGTCTACACCGAGCTGTTGCGCCGGGGGCTTGTGATCGGCGAAGTCGGGCGCGGCACCTTCGTTTCCGGCGAGGCGCGCCGCGGCGTTTCCTCGCTGACCGAATCGCGCGGCCAGCGCATCGACCTCGAAGTCAATTATCCGCTGCTGCCGACGCAATCGGCGATGATCGCGCGATCGCTCGAAGGACTGGAGCGGCCCGAAGCACTCGATGTCGCGCTCCGGCAGACGAGTATCACCGGCACCCAAGCGGCAAGAACCATTTCGGCCGAGTTTCTCTCCCGCGGCGACTGGTCGCCGGGTGCCGACCAGTTCGTCTTTACCGCGAACGGCCGGCAATGCATCGCCGCAGCCCTTGCGGCGGTGGTGCCAAGCGGCGGCCGCTGCGGTGTCGAGGCGTTGACCTATCCCTTCATCAAGGACATTGCCGCCCGCCTCGGCGTCACGCTGGTGCCGCTGACGATGGACGAAGAAGGCGTTCGTCCGGACGCCGTGCAGAAAGCCCACCGCGAGGCGAATTTGTCGGCGCTGTATATCCAGCCGACGATTCAAAATCCGCTGGGCATGACGATGCCGCCGGCGCGCCGCGCCGACCTGGTGCGCGTCGTCGAGAAACTCGGCCTGCCGATCATCGAAGACACCGTCTACAGCTTTCTCGGCGATGAAGCGCCGCTGGCAGCGCTGGCGCCCGATAGCTGTATCGTGCTCGACAGCCTGTCGAAGAAGGTGGCGCCGGGACTGGCGGTCGGCTTCATCGTTTCGCCGCCGCGGCTGCGCGAACGCATCATGGCTTCGGTGCGATCAGGCGGATGGACCGCTTCCGGTTTCGCATTGACGGCCGGAACACGGATGATGGGCGACGGTACAGTTTCCGAACTGGTTCGCCTGAAACGGATCGACGCGGCACGGCGCCAGCAGATGGCGGCAAAATATCTTGCCGGCTTCGAAGTCCAGGCCAACATCCAATCCTATCATCTCTGGCTGACCCTGCCGCCGCACTGGCGCTCGCAGACCTTCGTCGCGGCCGCGGCGCGCCGCGACATCGCCTTGACGCCGTCGACCACCTTCGCCGTGGCGCCCGGGCATGCGCCGAACGCCGTCCGGCTGGCGCTCGGCGCCCCCTCCACCGAACAGCTTGATAGCGCGTTGCGGACACTGGCGGGACTGTTGACCGAGAACGAAGACTTCGACACGACCGAATAG
- a CDS encoding histidine phosphatase family protein: MRRLMLLRHAKTEHDAPSGKDQDRRLDDRGRRGAAAIGTWIGRHPPYPDAVLVSTAVRALQTWEIAGQAMRDAIREQATSSRVEWQVEFLADIYGAEPAQLLRIIRMAEVTNSGHLLVVGHNPGMHELALMLAGRGDAAAKKALKDNLPTAGLAILDFAIDDWSEVTFRSGKLVRFTSPRLLKQASDE; this comes from the coding sequence ATGCGCCGTTTGATGCTGCTGCGTCACGCCAAGACCGAACACGACGCACCCTCGGGCAAGGACCAGGACCGCCGGCTCGACGACCGCGGCCGGCGGGGTGCCGCCGCCATCGGCACCTGGATCGGCCGGCACCCGCCCTATCCCGACGCCGTCCTGGTCTCGACCGCGGTGCGGGCGTTGCAGACCTGGGAGATTGCCGGGCAAGCCATGAGGGACGCGATCCGGGAACAGGCGACTTCGTCCCGGGTCGAATGGCAGGTGGAATTCCTCGCCGATATCTACGGCGCCGAACCGGCACAGTTGTTGCGGATCATCCGCATGGCCGAGGTCACCAATTCCGGTCATTTGCTGGTGGTCGGCCACAATCCCGGCATGCACGAACTGGCGCTGATGCTGGCCGGCCGCGGCGATGCGGCGGCGAAGAAGGCGCTCAAGGACAACCTGCCGACCGCGGGTCTGGCGATCCTCGACTTTGCGATCGACGACTGGAGCGAGGTGACGTTTCGCAGCGGCAAACTCGTGCGCTTCACCAGTCCCAGATTGCTGAAGCAGGCGTCCGACGAGTGA